In a single window of the Pseudodesulfovibrio profundus genome:
- a CDS encoding SIS domain-containing protein produces MCGIASFLSNRLWTEPSDTSWLASLEDGFKKAAGGDDLMAAKAPLEDLAARFYDLMAFGLHYQLVADKETRGTLESIRDIIRNLRNAAAVKLEQGPRTDELEALREQLDDYLWQIEQEVLENVKRTLAIMPSAIAEDVEARDKHFLSWGIEQVLESIDKLEVRGRDSAGVAVAFILPEGIDPEAALDAGQKAELEARSSIANADTRQVLLRKLDDGRTVCRFLYKVAQLVGQLGDNGAVLREAIQSDSLLWDMASGLATLNIIAHTRWASNGIISVPNCHPVDGLVEGDVSTGLERTMFVLNGDVDNYRTLVEETVLSKGAYIPPVISTDAKILPVLFHLDNPAEGDAEDRFRNVLKRCEGSLAVVMQNLSDFDSQFLAQKGSGQSFYVGHTLDGWLVASEAYGMAARARSSYPMAVHRQGGVSVILRDTDPAGSVPEAKYLDNGETEKLKEEKIEIFSRDIFRGKYNHYIEKEVHEASSSVRNTLHGKYVKENDGVTFLPEGFGNGPDLVKRIQDTDRPIRRIVAVGQGTAAVAAMAVASLLRHTLGKTDISIENYTGSELIGFMGDEPMDDVILIPVSQSGTTTDTNRVVDLCRDRGAWINCIVNRRNSPLVQKSDSYIYTSNGRDVEMAVASTKAFYSQVAAGKLLSLWLANVLGELDAKSSLPEIEALENLPNKIDEVLDGKEAIAEVARKYAPVHRYWALVGNGANCIAAQEVRIKLSELCYKSIPCDVTEDKKHIDLSTEPLTLVMASDLPEMVVSDTVKETTIFKAHNGSPIVFCASDEDRFDSVAEAVIKVPRVGGGLDFVTETVAGHWWGISAAKAIDAHAEPFRNARTFLSEMIEDESKFDREELLVQLNSCNERIASGATDSALPARVAAALANYMLWLVSQASSIQASEARLADILTILNKAIEEMTRPIDTIRHQAKTVTVGISRPQQEKAVWVSNKVV; encoded by the coding sequence ATGTGCGGCATTGCGAGTTTTTTGAGCAACAGGCTGTGGACCGAACCCTCCGATACCTCTTGGCTGGCTTCGCTTGAAGACGGATTCAAGAAAGCTGCGGGTGGCGATGATTTGATGGCGGCCAAGGCTCCTCTGGAGGACCTGGCGGCTCGTTTTTATGATTTGATGGCCTTTGGCCTGCATTACCAACTGGTCGCCGACAAGGAGACCCGTGGTACGCTGGAGTCCATCCGGGATATCATCCGCAATCTACGGAATGCGGCTGCCGTCAAGCTGGAACAGGGACCGAGAACCGATGAACTGGAAGCCCTGCGTGAACAGTTGGACGACTATCTCTGGCAGATCGAGCAGGAAGTTCTGGAGAATGTGAAACGGACGCTGGCCATCATGCCTTCGGCCATTGCTGAGGATGTCGAGGCCCGCGACAAGCATTTCCTGTCCTGGGGTATCGAGCAGGTTCTGGAATCCATCGATAAGCTGGAAGTCCGTGGTCGTGACTCCGCCGGCGTTGCCGTGGCATTCATACTGCCTGAAGGCATCGATCCCGAGGCGGCTCTGGACGCAGGCCAGAAGGCCGAGTTGGAAGCGCGTTCATCCATCGCCAATGCCGATACGCGTCAGGTCTTGCTGCGTAAGCTGGACGATGGTCGCACTGTCTGTCGCTTCCTGTACAAGGTCGCGCAGTTGGTCGGGCAGCTAGGTGATAACGGCGCGGTACTGCGAGAGGCCATCCAGTCTGACTCTCTGCTGTGGGACATGGCTTCCGGCCTGGCGACGCTGAATATCATCGCGCACACCCGCTGGGCATCCAACGGCATTATTTCCGTCCCCAACTGCCATCCCGTTGACGGGCTGGTGGAAGGTGATGTGTCCACCGGACTGGAACGCACCATGTTCGTGCTTAACGGGGATGTGGACAACTATCGGACACTTGTCGAAGAGACCGTCCTGTCCAAGGGCGCTTACATCCCACCCGTAATTTCCACTGACGCCAAAATCCTTCCGGTTCTGTTCCATCTGGACAATCCCGCCGAAGGCGATGCCGAGGACCGTTTCCGCAACGTGCTCAAGCGGTGCGAAGGTTCCCTGGCCGTGGTCATGCAGAACCTGAGCGACTTCGACAGCCAGTTCCTGGCCCAGAAGGGCAGCGGACAGAGCTTCTATGTCGGTCACACTCTTGATGGCTGGCTGGTCGCTTCCGAGGCTTATGGCATGGCAGCGCGGGCTCGTTCTTCCTACCCCATGGCGGTCCACCGTCAGGGCGGCGTGTCCGTCATTCTTCGGGATACCGACCCGGCCGGTTCCGTTCCCGAGGCCAAGTATCTGGACAATGGCGAGACCGAAAAGCTCAAGGAAGAGAAAATCGAAATCTTCTCCCGCGACATTTTTCGCGGAAAATACAATCACTACATCGAAAAGGAAGTCCACGAAGCTTCCAGCTCCGTGCGCAACACCCTGCACGGCAAGTATGTGAAGGAGAACGACGGCGTCACCTTCCTGCCCGAAGGGTTTGGCAACGGTCCTGATCTGGTCAAACGGATTCAGGACACGGATCGTCCCATCCGGCGCATCGTGGCTGTGGGACAGGGGACGGCTGCCGTGGCTGCCATGGCCGTGGCTTCGCTGCTGCGTCACACTCTGGGCAAAACCGATATATCCATCGAGAATTACACCGGTTCCGAGCTGATCGGGTTCATGGGTGACGAGCCCATGGATGATGTCATCCTGATTCCGGTCTCCCAGTCCGGCACCACCACTGATACCAACCGCGTGGTCGATCTGTGCCGTGACCGTGGCGCGTGGATCAACTGCATCGTCAACCGCCGCAACTCCCCGCTGGTCCAGAAGTCCGATTCCTACATCTACACCAGTAATGGTCGTGATGTGGAAATGGCTGTTGCCTCGACCAAGGCTTTCTATTCGCAGGTGGCGGCAGGCAAGCTGCTCTCCCTGTGGCTGGCCAATGTCCTTGGCGAACTTGACGCCAAGTCCTCCCTGCCGGAGATTGAAGCGTTGGAGAATCTGCCCAACAAGATCGACGAGGTGCTGGACGGCAAGGAAGCCATCGCCGAAGTGGCCCGCAAGTACGCACCAGTGCATCGTTACTGGGCACTGGTCGGCAACGGCGCCAACTGCATCGCGGCCCAGGAAGTGCGCATCAAGCTCTCGGAGCTGTGCTACAAATCCATTCCCTGCGATGTGACCGAAGACAAGAAACACATCGACCTCTCCACCGAGCCGCTGACGTTGGTCATGGCTTCGGACCTGCCGGAAATGGTCGTCAGCGATACCGTCAAGGAAACAACCATCTTCAAGGCCCACAATGGTTCGCCCATTGTTTTCTGCGCCAGTGATGAGGATCGTTTCGACAGCGTGGCGGAAGCAGTGATCAAGGTACCCCGCGTTGGCGGTGGACTTGATTTCGTGACGGAAACCGTGGCCGGTCACTGGTGGGGCATCAGCGCTGCCAAGGCCATCGACGCCCACGCCGAGCCGTTCCGCAACGCGCGGACCTTCCTGTCCGAGATGATCGAGGATGAAAGCAAGTTTGATCGCGAGGAACTGCTCGTTCAGCTCAACTCCTGCAACGAGCGAATCGCCTCCGGTGCAACGGATTCCGCCTTGCCTGCCCGTGTTGCCGCAGCTCTGGCCAACTACATGCTGTGGCTGGTCAGTCAGGCTTCTTCCATCCAGGCATCCGAAGCACGCCTTGCCGATATCCTGACCATCCTGAACAAGGCCATCGAAGAAATGACCCGTCCCATCGATACCATCCGCCATCAGGCCAAAACGGTAACAGTGGGCATCTCAAGGCCTCAGCAGGAAAAGGCCGTGTGGGTGAGTAATAAAGTTGTTTAG
- a CDS encoding Tn7-like element transposition protein TnsE: MNEYQFKKFDDDVKILGIGSLFRWHSGSKWNVNLQLAPSQRKSYLSFSNAPILARRRIINPTTEFSKPGYNQRIKITDTRKWLVKRIGECPIAGFQRRLEAGQFCFVFENYDGRTIFLPQFELARTLFFHGKYLSRTAIESECLRSEFDVFVDHVQNCATIRVMPSAGYAVSHLNEPKSQNYLSWVLLDADARKSYESICKFQRFNGKNAPKYRKWTFQFEPPPLENVFLQARGQFVKEVNCFFAWEIDAIRGVPNAMPEEIYIEHPKFEHSIPGSGQVVHPAGNAEHSPLIIHDDIAANADTTAIQMEGDSVAVVFKKPFHVNRVASKDRKGATSTQGDESGNKVVSVSTEEGVADHGLPAADWNTLNDETDYSRFFENKFECFLDMARVLIGTYGCVFVEKMIVPLPKVGRCKKHLLSTTGEARSIAMIGLRTGGRIVHLLEVDTSDADKAISTRVLVVKDLMGWKANFEVLKRELIQDSLNWPKKLLNDLCGKERHCGVNHPQTPKGGRGVLDPESIAGWSARVYGWMQRLKL, encoded by the coding sequence ATGAATGAATATCAATTCAAAAAATTTGATGACGATGTGAAAATTTTGGGGATTGGATCGTTGTTCAGATGGCATTCCGGCAGCAAATGGAACGTCAATCTTCAACTCGCTCCTTCTCAACGTAAAAGCTACCTGAGTTTCTCTAATGCCCCCATTCTCGCAAGAAGGCGCATAATTAACCCAACCACAGAATTCTCGAAGCCGGGGTACAACCAACGGATCAAGATCACAGATACGCGAAAGTGGCTCGTCAAAAGAATCGGAGAATGTCCGATCGCAGGGTTCCAAAGGAGGCTGGAAGCAGGCCAGTTCTGTTTTGTTTTCGAAAACTATGACGGCAGGACAATATTCCTCCCGCAATTCGAGTTGGCTCGGACCCTGTTTTTTCATGGCAAGTATCTCTCCCGGACGGCAATTGAATCGGAGTGTTTGAGAAGCGAGTTCGACGTTTTCGTGGACCATGTACAGAATTGCGCGACCATTCGAGTTATGCCTTCTGCCGGCTATGCCGTGTCCCACTTGAATGAACCGAAATCCCAAAACTACCTTTCCTGGGTCCTGTTGGATGCTGATGCTCGTAAATCCTATGAAAGCATATGCAAGTTTCAACGATTTAACGGGAAGAATGCGCCAAAATATCGAAAATGGACCTTTCAGTTCGAACCGCCGCCCCTGGAAAATGTCTTTCTACAAGCCCGTGGGCAATTTGTTAAAGAAGTGAACTGTTTTTTTGCCTGGGAGATTGATGCGATCAGAGGCGTCCCAAATGCGATGCCGGAAGAAATATATATCGAGCATCCGAAATTTGAGCACTCCATTCCTGGAAGCGGGCAAGTAGTTCATCCTGCCGGTAATGCAGAGCATTCTCCGCTGATCATCCATGACGACATTGCCGCTAACGCTGACACCACCGCAATACAGATGGAGGGCGACAGTGTTGCCGTCGTGTTCAAGAAGCCATTTCATGTAAATCGGGTAGCCTCCAAGGACAGAAAGGGAGCTACCTCAACTCAGGGCGACGAAAGTGGAAACAAAGTAGTTTCGGTCAGCACGGAAGAAGGCGTTGCTGATCACGGCCTGCCTGCGGCAGACTGGAACACCTTGAACGACGAAACGGATTACAGCCGGTTTTTCGAAAATAAATTTGAGTGCTTCCTAGACATGGCCCGAGTCCTTATCGGAACGTATGGGTGCGTCTTTGTCGAAAAAATGATTGTCCCGCTTCCCAAAGTGGGGAGGTGTAAGAAACACCTACTCTCAACAACTGGCGAAGCGAGAAGCATTGCAATGATTGGCCTGAGAACTGGAGGCAGGATTGTGCATCTGCTTGAAGTAGACACTTCAGACGCCGATAAGGCTATTTCCACCCGAGTCCTCGTTGTAAAGGACTTGATGGGATGGAAAGCCAACTTTGAGGTTTTGAAACGAGAACTCATCCAAGATTCCCTCAACTGGCCAAAGAAGCTACTCAACGATCTGTGCGGGAAGGAACGCCATTGTGGCGTCAACCATCCTCAGACTCCCAAGGGGGGGAGAGGTGTCCTTGATCCTGAATCTATCGCAGGCTGGTCTGCGAGGGTTTATGGATGGATGCAGCGATTGAAGTTATGA
- a CDS encoding TnsD family Tn7-like transposition protein: MKELLDLPPARSPSLEQWSLFYALTAHAAEITRKSKVSYDLLKHKVLSSWTPQSLAQLGIPVTDNKSNWLRLFMRKHRKSHSFLQHIVVLETLLGAEWNFEDVISQARKQIAPKHPVAYSPSGNISQSVLYAKRKAWLEMVKGQGARKSRKSGGDAIYTWLYRNDRNWLNDVNNKYRRTTRSKSQRVDWHERDRLVLESLKAVKREHSHKLDGPRRSINWYLTQSECRHLSRKLGKLPLSAAFLELFSEDVGSYQVRRVIRTIIDHDSPSGEISYWELLRLSGLSEQRMYDLTRQFLYYLGWSK, encoded by the coding sequence GTGAAAGAACTTCTCGATCTGCCGCCTGCGCGATCGCCCAGCCTTGAGCAATGGAGCCTCTTTTACGCACTAACCGCTCATGCAGCCGAAATCACCAGAAAAAGCAAAGTCAGCTACGATCTCCTCAAGCATAAAGTCCTCTCTTCCTGGACACCCCAAAGTCTTGCCCAATTGGGTATTCCCGTCACCGACAACAAATCCAACTGGTTACGCCTTTTCATGCGAAAGCACAGGAAGTCACACAGCTTCTTGCAGCACATAGTAGTCTTGGAAACACTGCTGGGGGCGGAGTGGAATTTTGAAGATGTGATTTCTCAAGCCCGAAAGCAAATCGCCCCAAAACATCCGGTGGCCTATTCCCCATCGGGGAACATTTCGCAATCTGTTTTGTATGCCAAACGCAAGGCATGGCTTGAGATGGTTAAAGGGCAAGGGGCCAGGAAATCACGAAAATCAGGAGGTGACGCAATTTACACTTGGCTTTACAGAAATGACCGTAACTGGCTAAATGACGTCAACAACAAATATAGAAGGACAACTCGTTCGAAAAGCCAACGAGTTGATTGGCATGAACGAGACAGGTTGGTTCTTGAGAGCCTCAAGGCGGTAAAACGAGAGCATTCTCATAAATTGGACGGCCCACGCAGGAGCATAAATTGGTACCTGACCCAATCCGAGTGTCGGCATCTTTCGCGCAAGTTAGGTAAGCTGCCCCTTTCGGCTGCATTCTTGGAACTATTCAGCGAAGATGTAGGTAGCTACCAGGTAAGGAGGGTTATCCGAACCATAATAGACCATGACTCACCTTCAGGAGAAATATCCTATTGGGAATTGCTACGGTTGTCCGGTCTGAGCGAACAGAGAATGTATGACCTAACCAGACAATTCTTGTACTACCTCGGATGGTCGAAATGA
- a CDS encoding TnsA endonuclease C-terminal domain-containing protein → MANNKYSLTEPKIRKWIKEGRGDGRGRDYKPWLTVRDLPSRGRSHRVFGHKSQRTHHLFSDLELAVFLILEWQPDIVEIREQFSLQRELTLEIAAECGIQHPAVAGVEQVMSSDFLANSTHKDLPKFALQAKRSEDLIKSRVMEKLELERRYWEHKDVPWFLITEKEIPAIVFQNIKWLYPAQRDEIAAEDLPQLVDTYSYHFAANPKTTLTNIAKKIDVAYEQPPGESLREIRQLLAQRIFTFDIFKISTKLTPADLALADSWGTEEDLHVQNK, encoded by the coding sequence ATGGCCAACAACAAGTATTCTCTGACCGAGCCCAAGATCCGGAAATGGATCAAGGAAGGGCGCGGTGACGGCAGAGGCCGTGACTATAAACCATGGCTGACCGTGCGCGATCTCCCTTCACGGGGACGGTCCCACCGCGTGTTCGGACACAAGTCGCAAAGAACCCACCACCTCTTTTCCGATCTTGAACTGGCGGTCTTCCTCATTCTCGAATGGCAGCCGGATATTGTTGAGATCAGAGAGCAGTTTTCTCTTCAGAGAGAACTGACCCTTGAGATAGCAGCAGAGTGCGGCATCCAGCATCCTGCTGTGGCTGGCGTCGAGCAGGTCATGTCGTCGGACTTTCTGGCGAACTCCACGCACAAAGACCTTCCGAAATTTGCCTTGCAAGCCAAACGTTCCGAGGACCTCATAAAGTCGCGCGTCATGGAAAAGCTTGAGCTTGAACGTCGGTATTGGGAGCACAAGGATGTGCCGTGGTTTTTGATCACGGAGAAAGAAATCCCTGCCATCGTCTTCCAGAACATCAAATGGCTTTACCCGGCACAACGGGACGAAATCGCCGCCGAAGACTTGCCGCAGCTTGTCGATACGTACAGCTATCATTTCGCTGCCAACCCCAAAACAACGCTCACCAACATCGCCAAAAAGATTGATGTTGCCTATGAGCAACCGCCGGGCGAATCCCTGAGGGAAATCAGGCAGCTTCTTGCCCAGCGCATATTCACATTTGATATATTCAAGATTTCCACCAAGCTCACGCCTGCCGATTTGGCTCTTGCGGATTCGTGGGGCACCGAGGAGGATCTTCATGTTCAGAATAAATGA
- a CDS encoding AAA family ATPase: MALPPNMVKAVYRESAIVQYRGNPFIEALPSTLSVKQVKAGLTGSVHYDLKDIFAEGRDRAHMIASLLDDFFQPLASHVLLEEKLSIMIRKGYVGRNLEDGSLNTHMQNGYERIMTGDLDVFRFHQVKSTASSSLLIGCSGSGKSTSLDRILSTYPQVIFHEDHNFTQVVHLKVDCPHDGSLKSLCIHFFRALDRVLHTDYETKYVKKRHGIETLLAQMSQVANAHAIGVLVIDEIQHLSRKRSGGVDKMLNFFVTLVNTIGLPVVFVGTPKARPIFEEDLRSGRRGAGFGSLLWEPMKPPTQIIDSATGTSRITEWKAFTDKLWTYQWLQKRDEVLMDDIRDCWFDLSQGVLDIVVKLFVLAQLRAIVTGVERITINILNKVYEDELKPVHPMLAALRSGDPERIAEFSDLMIPDIDTKLLKLTAAIKPPWSSAATSDPYQGNSQALRLHSLLISMDFESEAIVPLVRRVVEEHPELATKDLVSIALKWYESDEKPHSKKRPKTKSVPQKDWHTLESDDLRFMYSQADKKSLHAHLSKNSVIFNLEDWLNKAG, encoded by the coding sequence ATGGCACTCCCTCCCAACATGGTAAAAGCGGTGTACCGGGAATCGGCTATCGTCCAGTATCGAGGCAATCCTTTTATCGAGGCCTTGCCGTCGACTCTTTCCGTGAAGCAGGTCAAGGCAGGCCTGACCGGTTCCGTCCACTACGATCTTAAAGACATTTTTGCCGAGGGGCGTGACCGGGCGCACATGATTGCCTCGTTGCTCGATGATTTTTTCCAACCGCTCGCTTCTCACGTACTGCTGGAAGAAAAGCTCTCGATAATGATCAGGAAGGGATACGTCGGAAGAAACCTTGAAGACGGCTCACTCAATACCCATATGCAAAATGGCTATGAGCGCATCATGACCGGCGACCTGGACGTCTTTCGTTTTCATCAGGTCAAATCAACCGCTTCGAGCTCGTTGCTGATTGGCTGTTCCGGAAGCGGAAAGAGCACGTCATTGGACAGAATCCTTTCAACGTATCCACAAGTTATTTTCCATGAAGACCATAATTTTACCCAAGTCGTTCATCTCAAGGTGGATTGCCCCCACGACGGTTCCCTGAAGAGTTTGTGCATCCATTTTTTCAGGGCCTTGGACCGTGTTCTGCATACGGATTACGAGACCAAGTACGTCAAGAAACGGCATGGGATCGAAACGCTTTTGGCCCAAATGAGCCAGGTGGCAAACGCTCATGCCATCGGCGTGCTCGTCATAGACGAAATTCAGCACCTTAGCCGCAAGCGGTCGGGCGGTGTCGACAAAATGCTCAATTTCTTTGTTACGCTGGTGAACACCATTGGCTTACCCGTAGTATTCGTGGGAACGCCCAAGGCGAGGCCGATTTTTGAAGAGGATCTGCGTTCCGGCCGACGTGGTGCCGGCTTCGGTTCTCTTCTATGGGAACCGATGAAGCCTCCAACTCAGATTATAGATTCAGCAACGGGTACGAGTAGGATAACTGAATGGAAAGCCTTCACGGACAAACTATGGACCTACCAATGGCTCCAGAAACGGGATGAGGTCCTGATGGATGATATTCGCGACTGTTGGTTCGACTTGTCCCAGGGGGTTCTGGATATTGTCGTCAAACTGTTTGTCCTGGCCCAACTTAGGGCAATTGTGACGGGTGTAGAGCGGATTACGATCAACATTCTGAACAAAGTGTATGAAGACGAATTGAAGCCGGTACACCCGATGCTGGCAGCCCTTCGGTCCGGTGATCCTGAACGGATTGCGGAATTTTCGGATTTGATGATCCCCGACATCGACACCAAGCTGCTCAAGCTTACGGCCGCTATAAAGCCACCATGGTCATCAGCCGCCACCTCTGATCCATACCAAGGGAACTCCCAAGCCCTAAGGCTTCACAGCTTGCTGATAAGCATGGACTTTGAGAGCGAAGCAATCGTTCCGCTTGTGAGACGCGTTGTCGAAGAACATCCGGAGCTCGCCACAAAGGATTTGGTATCAATAGCGTTGAAGTGGTATGAATCAGATGAAAAGCCTCATTCGAAGAAAAGACCGAAAACCAAGTCTGTCCCTCAAAAAGACTGGCATACGTTGGAATCAGACGATTTGCGGTTCATGTACTCCCAAGCTGACAAGAAATCTCTCCATGCGCATTTGAGCAAGAACTCAGTAATATTCAATTTGGAGGACTGGCTGAACAAAGCAGGGTAG
- a CDS encoding Mu transposase C-terminal domain-containing protein, whose product MFRINEVLKCDGALFRVLSLHGEELVWIGVDDPKAFPSIVLVRDLQKGFDDGTLSRTDDPFVELAFSTPEQGSKAQIKRDKNYDLIQAIVNDPSYYDPKVRGALIAETVEKKHTSLPHLYKMIRRYWQRGQIPNALLPDYRNSGGKGKKRKATTKKLGRPRKHMPGVGAVVDEQTERLFRIAINKYLLKDKGSSFPYAHRRFIDLYENHFPGTPESEIPTNWQMLHFYKREYGTVEKLKKRTSRIEYDKDVRPISSTANVDALGPGSRYEIDATIADIYLVSDSDRRNIVGRPVVYFVIDVFSRMVTGLYVGFENASYPAALQALVMSMTDKVQFCKEYGFEITEEDWPAVGLPDAILADRGELLGHQIESLEACFSVRIENTPPYRGDAKGIVERNFRTIQSEFKPFAPGVVEKTLVKKHGGRDYRLDAKLTVRAFKEIILSSVLVHNQYDVLEKYDRDSDMPADLVMTPLSLWNWGIQNRTGRLRTASEEAIRISLMPRTKATVSELGVSVFGVHYTSREIVERGWLHRGKGVRRPVGLQAAYDPSSADTIYLFPSQNSGEYWQCNLAQRSREFAGASFWDVWQIKDKQKKVTAQSRLEMETQKRKHERFIAGKIKEAEERAPDTEGMSKAKRIGSIRGNKEQEKRRERSPLISKPAQPDTSTGAKVTPLNGNEVESGEYPDFIEELFGDEEN is encoded by the coding sequence ATGTTCAGAATAAATGAAGTCCTGAAATGTGATGGAGCGTTGTTCAGGGTTTTGTCCCTGCACGGGGAGGAATTAGTGTGGATCGGCGTGGATGATCCCAAAGCATTCCCTTCGATCGTGCTTGTCAGAGATTTGCAGAAAGGCTTTGACGACGGCACCCTTTCGAGGACCGACGACCCGTTCGTGGAACTTGCTTTCAGTACACCGGAGCAAGGTAGCAAAGCCCAGATAAAACGGGACAAGAATTACGATTTGATTCAGGCCATCGTTAACGATCCTTCATATTACGATCCCAAGGTACGCGGTGCCCTGATTGCGGAGACCGTCGAGAAAAAGCACACCTCTTTGCCTCATCTTTACAAGATGATCCGGCGTTACTGGCAACGCGGTCAAATCCCTAATGCCCTGTTGCCGGACTACAGGAATTCCGGGGGAAAGGGGAAAAAACGCAAGGCGACAACCAAAAAGCTCGGAAGACCTCGTAAACACATGCCCGGAGTCGGCGCCGTGGTTGACGAACAGACGGAGCGGTTGTTCCGGATTGCGATCAACAAATATCTGCTGAAGGACAAAGGGAGCAGCTTCCCCTACGCACACCGCAGATTTATTGATCTTTATGAAAACCATTTTCCCGGCACACCCGAATCGGAAATTCCGACCAACTGGCAGATGCTGCATTTTTACAAGCGTGAATACGGAACGGTCGAAAAGCTGAAAAAGCGGACAAGCCGCATCGAGTACGACAAGGATGTCAGGCCAATTTCTTCTACGGCCAACGTGGACGCCCTCGGACCTGGCTCAAGATATGAGATTGATGCGACCATAGCCGACATCTATCTGGTCTCGGACAGCGACAGGCGCAATATCGTCGGACGGCCGGTCGTCTACTTCGTCATCGACGTATTCAGCCGCATGGTCACCGGCCTCTATGTCGGGTTCGAAAATGCTTCCTACCCCGCAGCACTCCAAGCACTCGTTATGTCCATGACCGACAAGGTTCAGTTCTGCAAAGAATACGGCTTTGAGATCACGGAAGAAGATTGGCCCGCTGTCGGTTTGCCGGACGCCATACTGGCCGACAGAGGAGAACTGTTGGGCCATCAGATTGAATCGTTGGAAGCATGCTTTTCGGTCAGGATCGAAAACACTCCTCCATATAGAGGTGACGCCAAAGGTATTGTCGAACGGAATTTCCGGACAATCCAGTCCGAGTTCAAGCCATTCGCGCCAGGCGTTGTCGAGAAGACTCTCGTGAAGAAGCACGGAGGACGAGACTACCGACTGGACGCCAAGCTTACTGTGCGGGCTTTCAAGGAAATCATTCTTTCCTCCGTGTTGGTGCATAACCAGTACGACGTGTTGGAAAAATATGATCGCGATTCGGACATGCCGGCAGATTTGGTAATGACCCCGCTTTCGTTATGGAATTGGGGTATCCAAAATCGTACAGGACGGCTGAGGACTGCTTCCGAGGAGGCTATTCGTATCAGTCTCATGCCGCGAACAAAAGCCACTGTATCCGAGCTGGGAGTATCCGTGTTTGGAGTTCACTACACTTCCAGGGAAATCGTTGAACGAGGCTGGCTCCATAGGGGTAAAGGGGTGCGCAGGCCGGTCGGGCTGCAAGCGGCATACGATCCGTCTTCAGCCGACACCATCTACTTGTTCCCGTCGCAAAACAGCGGCGAATACTGGCAATGCAATCTGGCGCAACGCTCACGGGAGTTTGCCGGAGCCTCCTTCTGGGATGTCTGGCAGATCAAGGATAAGCAGAAAAAGGTCACTGCCCAAAGTCGATTGGAAATGGAAACGCAAAAGCGGAAGCACGAACGCTTTATCGCAGGTAAAATCAAAGAAGCCGAGGAGCGGGCTCCTGATACCGAGGGCATGAGCAAAGCCAAGAGAATCGGCAGCATTCGCGGCAATAAGGAGCAGGAGAAGCGACGGGAGCGGAGCCCTTTGATCAGTAAGCCCGCGCAACCTGACACATCCACAGGAGCCAAGGTGACGCCTTTGAATGGTAATGAGGTTGAAAGCGGCGAGTACCCCGACTTCATTGAAGAACTTTTCGGCGACGAGGAGAACTAA